A single region of the Chrysoperla carnea chromosome 5, inChrCarn1.1, whole genome shotgun sequence genome encodes:
- the LOC123300944 gene encoding glutamate dehydrogenase, mitochondrial-like encodes MVSKILSVMSGQISTRNYGDHHIPERLQDLPTKSNPEFFEMVEYYFHKALVAAEDKLISEMRDKIPLEGKKKKFKGITMLMQPCRTILELNFPLRRDSGDYEIIRGYRAQHSTHRLPAKGGMRFSQFVNRVEVMALAALMTFKCSSVDVPFGGAKAGIVIDPKCYSVHELERVTRRFALELAKKGYLSPALDVPAPDMGTGEREMTWLADTYEKTVGHGDINAHACCTGKPINQGGIHGRTAATGRGVFNGTTLFLENEKYMNEIGLSPGWAGKTFIVQGFGNVGYHGARYFCRAGAKLVGVLGRDVGIYSKDGIDPIKLDEYKFSNGTIKGFPGTEETGGDLMFRECDIFMPAATELVITKENAAKLQCKMIVEAANGPTTPAADAILIERKILTIPDLYINAGGVTVSFFEWLKNLNHVSYGRLTFKYEKDTNFCLLDSVQKSIEKRFCKEGVGSVPITPTNEFEARIAGASERDIVHSGLAYTMERAGKALIKTAEDLNLCLDLRTAAYVNSISKIFATYSEAGLVF; translated from the coding sequence atggtttcaaaaatattatcagtTATGAGCGGACAAATAAGTACACGAAATTATGGTGATCATCACATTCCAGAACGGCTACAAGATTTACCAACAAAATCAAATCCAGAGTTTTTTGAAATGGTTGAGTACTATTTTCACAAAGCACTTGTGGCAGCTGAAGATAAATTAATTAGCGAAATGCGTGATAAAATTCCTCTTgaaggaaagaaaaaaaaattcaagggaATCACCATGTTAATGCAACCTTGTAGAACCATTTTAGAATTGAATTTCCCTCTTCGTCGTGATTCAGGTGATTATGAAATCATTCGAGGCTATCGTGCTCAACATAGTACACATCGGTTGCCAGCCAAAGGTGGTATGAGATTTAGTCAATTTGTTAATCGCGTTGAGGTGATGGCATTAGCAGCGTTAATGACATTTAAGTGTTCTAGTGTGGATGTACCTTTTGGAGGAGCTAAGGCTGGTATTGTAATTGATCCAAAATGTTATTCAGTTCATGAATTAGAGCGAGTTACACGTAGATTTGCTTTAGAGTTGGCTAAGAAGGGGTACTTATCACCAGCCTTGGATGTTCCCGCTCCTGATATGGGTACTGGTGAGCGAGAAATGACCTGGTTGGCAGATACTTATGAGAAAACTGTAGGACATGGAGATATTAATGCTCATGCTTGTTGCACCGGTAAACCAATAAATCAAGGTGGTATCCACGGTAGAACTGCGGCCACTGGCCGTGGAGTTTTTAACGGGACGACATtgtttcttgaaaatgaaaaatatatgaatgaaataGGTTTATCACCTGGTTGGGCtggtaaaacttttattgtGCAAGGATTTGGTAATGTAGGATATCACGGAGCTCGATACTTTTGTCGTGCTGGAGCTAAGTTGGTAGGTGTATTAGGTAGAGACGTTGGAATTTATTCGAAGGACGGTATCGATCCTATAAAACTGGATGAGTATAAATTTTCCAATGGCACCATAAAAGGTTTTCCAGGAACAGAAGAAACTGGTGGGGATTTAATGTTCAGAGAGTGTGATATATTCATGCCAGCAGCTACTGAATTGGTTATTACTAAAGAAAATGCAGCTAAACTTCAGTGTAAAATGATTGTGGAAGCTGCTAATGGCCCCACAACACCAGCTGCTGATGcaattttaatagaaagaaaaattttaacaataccCGATTTATACATAAATGCAGGCGGTGTTACGGTTTCATTCTTTGaatggttaaaaaatttaaatcatgtTTCGTATGGAcgtttaacatttaaatatgaaaaggaTACGAACTTTTGCCTGTTAGATTCAGTACAAAAATCCATTGAGAAGCGATTTTGTAAAGAGGGAGTAGGTTCAGTTCCAATTACCCCAACGAATGAATTCGAAGCCCGGATTGCTGGTGCATCTGAACGAGATATTGTTCATTCTGGTTTGGCTTACACAATGGAACGTGCCGGTAAAGCTCTTATTAAAACGGCAGAAGACTTAAATTTGTGTTTAGATTTACGAACAGCTGCGTACgttaattcaatttcaaaaattttcgcaaCATATTCAGAAGCCGGATTAGTATTTTAA
- the LOC123300942 gene encoding uncharacterized protein LOC123300942, giving the protein MIIIGRKYFAKLTIFTIIIQITLSKSFQINEPLNESKLRIARSLNKPSECTISKDSLIDLKNEIDDILANATSSNDKKTCTLDLNDPDNCTEITNVIQCGIQNLKNELVSASSSYSDSIEEIIRWKNAYGNLINKYEDQKEILLDKNNKQGTNNSNPQLEKLQTDFLRLDEALNTSFGNLQAIKIDLCVSEILLGKTEEALRHFKELKSISISQIIKQSYNSKNNHDELKNFESIIDFIKLQSTVDNEIIAYETLYKEMDSKKDLNSLKIILLENGIRNSLAKDNLTSVYSNVDIYSNKIKDLWVDIILYNRKDTKLESFAKNYSNYFSDILYELVEKAFKENTSKFDNIINFIRDLPYLEQNIIGYKSLFEEMQNQDVLNGILKLAYFIKKSMEMKIFSDIDENYKIMFINLKSSIPSWARKIIWDGDKCKLKNHRWDQYLYADGNHFYGSNRRHVFTWQNGKPESVMDAESQWKFETRDQGDSFTIKNVGWNEYLYAASNPFAFDKDRRSVFTWGTQESVLQSYWKIIPTDAENCVSLQNTYHKEYLYADGGIQWDSSRRRVFTWRVGQPEGVMIQESEWNLECEYLYMEGESEKELK; this is encoded by the coding sequence atgattataattggCAGAAAATACTTTgcaaaattaactatttttacaattatcatTCAAATTACATTatctaaaagttttcaaattaatgaaCCATTAAATGAGTCCAAATTACGAATAGCCAGATCGTTGAACAAACCATCTGAATGTACTATTTCTAAGGATAgtttaatagatttaaaaaatgaaatagacgATATACTTGCAAATGCAACCAGCAgcaatgataaaaaaacatgCACACTGGATCTAAATGATCCTGATAATTGTACCGAGATAACGAATGTAATCCAATGTggaattcaaaatttgaaaaatgaactTGTTAGTGCTTCGTCTTCGTATTCAGATTCCATTGAAGAAATTATCAGATGGAAAAATGCATATGGAAATTTGATTAATAAGTACGAagatcaaaaagaaattttacttgATAAAAACAACAAGCAAGGTACAAACAACAGTAATCCTCAGttagaaaaattacaaactgACTTTTTAAGATTGGATGAAGCGTTAAATACTTCATTCGGAAATTTACAAgctattaaaattgatttatgcgTATCGGAAATTTTGCTAGGCAAAACAGAAGAGGCTCTTAgacattttaaagaattaaaatcaatttcaatatctcaaattattaaacaatcgTATAACTCTAAAAATAATCACGATGaattgaaaaactttgaaagtataattgatttcattaaattacaatCCACAGTAGATAATGAGATAATTGCTTACGAAACTTTATACAAAGAAATGGATTCAAAAAAggatttaaattctttaaagattattttattggaaaatggtATTCGAAATTCTCTTGCAAAGGATAATCTTACAAGTGTATATTCAAATGTTGATATTTACTCAAACAAGATTAAAGATTTATGGGTGGATATAATTCTTTACAATCGAAAAGATACTAAACTTGAAagttttgctaaaaattattccaattatTTTAGTGATATTTTATATGAACTTGTAGAAAAGGCGTTTAaagaaaatacttcaaaatttgataatattatcaattttatacgAGATCTACCGTACCTTGAACAGAATATCATTGgatacaaaagtttatttgaagAGATGCAAAATCAAGATGTATTAAATGGAATTTTAAAGCTTgcatactttattaaaaaatctatggaaatgaaaattttttctgatatagatgaaaactataaaataatgtttataaacttaaaatcGAGCATACCTTCTTGGGCTCGAAAAATTATCTGGGATGGTGATAAATGTAAGTTAAAAAATCATCGTTGGGACCAGTATTTGTATGCGGATGGTAATCATTTTTACGGTTCAAATCGTCGCCATGTGTTCACATGGCAAAATGGTAAACCAGAAAGTGTTATGGATGCAGAAAGTCAATGGAAATTTGAAACCAGAGATCAGGGTGATTCTTTTACGATTAAAAATGTTGGTTGGAATGAATATTTATACGCTGCCTCAAACCCATTTGCGTTCGATAAAGATCGTCGTTCGGTATTTACTTGGGGAACTCAAGAATCAGTGTTACAAAgttattggaaaattattcCAACTGATGCTGAAAATTGCGTATCTCTTCAAAATACTTATCATAAAGAATACTTGTATGCAGACGGTGGTATTCAATGGGACTCATCTAGACGTAGAGTGTTTACCTGGAGAGTCGGGCAGCCTGAAGGTGTAATGATTCAAGAATCAGAATGGAATTT